The proteins below come from a single Stutzerimonas stutzeri RCH2 genomic window:
- the phnH gene encoding phosphonate C-P lyase system protein PhnH produces MHRAPSDLLQAAFADPVLDAQKCFRAALKALSEPGTRQPLVSVAAIEPLQAAGYALCLSLLDNDTPLWLAPAFDTPAIRTNLAFHCGCPIVETRGEAMFALLDAAALDDLSGFYAGSERYPDQSCTLLIQLEHLDRGPALSWQGPGIDGSRLVGLPLAPAFWQQRAARNDFPRGLDALICADGEVLGLPRSTRIGDSLQEVA; encoded by the coding sequence ATGCATCGCGCCCCATCCGACCTGTTGCAGGCCGCTTTCGCCGACCCGGTGCTGGACGCGCAGAAGTGCTTTCGCGCCGCGCTCAAGGCCTTGTCCGAACCGGGCACGCGCCAGCCGCTGGTCAGCGTCGCCGCCATCGAGCCACTGCAGGCTGCCGGCTACGCGCTGTGCCTGAGCCTGCTGGATAACGACACGCCGCTGTGGCTGGCGCCGGCCTTCGACACCCCGGCAATCCGCACCAACCTGGCCTTCCACTGTGGCTGCCCAATTGTCGAGACACGCGGGGAGGCCATGTTCGCCCTGCTCGACGCCGCCGCCCTGGACGACCTCTCCGGCTTCTACGCCGGCAGCGAACGCTACCCGGACCAGTCCTGCACATTGCTGATCCAGCTGGAGCACCTCGACCGCGGCCCGGCACTGAGCTGGCAGGGCCCGGGTATCGACGGCAGCCGCCTGGTCGGCCTGCCGCTGGCGCCGGCGTTCTGGCAGCAGCGCGCCGCACGCAACGACTTCCCGCGCGGGCTGGACGCGCTGATCTGCGCCGATGGCGAAGTGCTCGGCCTGCCGCGCAGCACGCGCATCGGCGATTCGCTGCAGGAGGTGGCCTGA
- the phnG gene encoding phosphonate C-P lyase system protein PhnG, with protein MHTREQSPRQRWMAVLARASAAELAPFESALRDCAYQLIRPAEIGMTLVRGRMGGTGAPFNLGEMSVTRCVVRLADGSTGYSYRAGRDKRQAELAALADAHLQGPQQSRWLAELIEPLAAAQARRAAQQAAETATTRVEFFTLLRGED; from the coding sequence ATGCACACCCGCGAACAATCCCCACGCCAGCGCTGGATGGCCGTACTGGCCCGCGCCAGTGCCGCCGAACTGGCGCCTTTCGAGAGCGCCCTGCGCGACTGCGCCTACCAGCTGATCCGCCCGGCGGAAATCGGCATGACCTTGGTGCGCGGCCGCATGGGCGGCACCGGCGCGCCGTTCAACCTCGGCGAGATGAGCGTCACCCGCTGCGTGGTGCGCCTGGCCGATGGCAGCACCGGCTACAGCTACCGCGCCGGTCGCGACAAGCGCCAGGCCGAGCTCGCCGCCCTCGCCGATGCCCATCTGCAAGGCCCGCAACAAAGCCGCTGGCTCGCCGAGCTGATCGAACCGCTGGCCGCCGCGCAGGCCCGACGCGCCGCGCAACAAGCTGCCGAAACCGCCACTACCCGCGTGGAGTTCTTCACGCTGCTGCGAGGAGAAGACTGA